Genomic DNA from Theobroma cacao cultivar B97-61/B2 chromosome 3, Criollo_cocoa_genome_V2, whole genome shotgun sequence:
GGCCACTGCATGTGACTATGTTATGTCCAGGGACCATTCTATAATATGATGATGTTATGACTACATAATGGCATGCCATAGAAAGGGAAAAATGTGAAATCATGTTATGTAATGTGgggattatgaattatgttaTGCTATGAAATATGGTAAATGCAAGGGCTTGACATAAAAGCTATAGTTGATGATAATGCAAGATGATGCAATGCGAGCCTATGGAGTTTAAGGACTTATGCTTGATGTGAAAGTTGATAAGGTAAGAATGTTAAGCATGTGCATAGACGACCGAGTGATGGGCTAGTTCATTCGATAGATGAAGCCATTAAACAGCCATGATAGATGAGTATATATGCGAGCAACGTAGTACGACTACCATGAGAATGATAAGTGTTCATGATAAGTGACGTCCAACCTGTCCTATTATGTATAGATGAGCTTACAATTTACGTATGCATGCTTAGAGGATATGGGTTGTCACTATCCTTACATATTTACAATTGATTTATGTACCCATTCACTGAGTATTGTTATGACTCATCCTTTTCAATTGTATGTGCAAATAAATAGACACCGAGGATCAGGTGGCTTAGTGTTGTTGCCGTCAAACTTGCAATTTTGACAATTAGTAAGTTATTATGCTAACGAGTCACTTTTTTGGGTCATAATCGAGTTTTATGCTTCCACAATATTTGTAAGTTATGTCTAAACGGAGTATGCGGGCACTGCACTACCCCGACGATTATGTGAATGGTTAAATGTTTTCAGAAACTAGCCAATGTACGGCTATGTTATGAACTTATGTTATTGTTTATgagaaataaactaaaatgTTTAATGTTTACTATAATTGTTAAAATGATTGAATGATATAATGATGGCTATGAGGCTTTGATGTGAATGGAATGTGTTGATTGGATTTATGTACAAGAGCTTTTTTGAATCTCATGAGTTTGTTTGCCAAACTCATGGACATCGATTGAGGTTGAATGCGATgttcattttattaaaaacgATTTCAAATAAATCGAATTAGATAcactattaaaattttgtttaaaaaattagaaataaaaaaaatgaccagTCGAGATTAGATTTGGCATTAGCATGTCAAGGAACCACCTTAAACAAGCTGAATCTCTCCTACTCTATTCTCCTTTTCTCCACATTTACGTCCCCTCCCTTCATCTCTCTTCTCACCCCTTCACTCTCCCTTGGCCAAAATGCTAAAATGACACCGTTTTTGGCCTGAGTAAGATAAAAAGATAGGTTTTGGAGCTAATAGAGTGCCAGGCGGCATTCCAAGATGATCCCAATCTTTTGTTGTATGATACGCATGACTATTTAATCCAACTGCCAAAGATTCAACTAGAAGGTGCAGTCACCCATAGAATAGAAGTTGTCCCCTGGTTGAAGCCTGCGATTGGTTTTTCAAAGAATACATGGACTATTGCTCTTTGGATGACTTTGGCAAaagttttggttttaaaatcaaaagggTTTTGAGTTTTGGCTTTGTAGGATCAAATATCACATTCACATATTATGATTGAGCTTGCGGGATATACATAATATAGTATCAAATACTCAAATATTATACTATAAAATGATTAATGCATTGAATAATGAATAATTTAATCTGAATCTTTTCACATGCAACAACATGAACGGAATATGATTACCATCTCTGTCTTCAAACTTTAATATCTAACCATTTTATATAACAGAAATGGACTAATGGGCTGTGAGGCATTGAATCAGGATACGTAtattttcaagagaaaattgtaaGAAATAACCTTCCTCATAAGctcaattgaaaaatattattttttataattttaactatttttagccaatttttggcatgacttGACAACAATaccctttaaacaatttcagatAAGTTAAAATGGTTTCAGTTTTCTCTATCCCACCAtccatacaaaaattttaaaattaaatctcgatttctctctctagtcAAATACTGTCTATCTCACCATTCAAAGATAACATCAagttctttcttattttgttttatttttttagatagTGGATCTTGGGGTTCTCAAGGACGATGAATAGCGATTTTACTCTCCTATGGTGATTGCAGgcagcatgatgaatttggtaATTGGATGCTTTCTGGTAATGacttgttttgaaatgtgTGCTGTGATGGAGATGCCTGTATTGATGAGTTGGATCAGATTGGTTAAGATTATGAGCTAAGGGAAAATAAATAGCTGAAGTATGTTTGATGGGTTTTATGGTGGTTCATGGTTTTGTTGTGTTTGGGATTGGGATGATTGTTAAACATGTTTGCtagggattttgatttttttaatgagattttaaattgaaattgttcaagaaatattttataaaaggagtatattttgtttttgcataAGGGGAGTGCGTAAGGCCCTCCCAATAGGGATTTATTTTGTCTTGCTTTGGAGGGTTATGGAGTTTTGTAAcctatcttttatgaaatgcacaatttcatggcttagcaaaaaaaaaaatacgtgttttaggttcttgagtttattagtttattcataaaatcccAAAGTTAAAgaattgaaattgattaaattggtttttaagtattgcgagactagtttttaggcattacgtgacttaATCACtgcgtgactgatttttaggcattacgtgattggttttaggcattgcgtgattgatttttaagtaatgCCTAAGTCATACAATGCTTTactaactagtcacgcaataccttactaacaagtcacgcaatgccttatcagaaactagtcaTACAAtaccttatcaaaaactaatcACGCAATGCCCAAAGTCAGTCTCgcaatgcctatcaactagtcatgcaatgccttatcaaaaactagttaCGCAATActttatcaaaaactagtcacgtaatgcccaaagtcagtcacacaatgcctatcaactagtcacacaATGTCTTATCATAaactagtcacacaatgccttatcaaaaactagtcacgcaatgcctaaagtcagtcacgcaatgtccAAAGTCAGTCaagcaatgcctaaaaactagtcatgtaattttcaaaaatcaccaaaactactgaatttcatttaacaagatcaacaacttcaaacgatacaccatatttcatttaacaacataattaatgaatatgaatgctcaaaatgttcaaaagtttttcttcatatataaaaaattactccaaaatgcttaaaaatgttcaaaatgctCACAAGTTTTCTTTGTGTATCCAAAACTACTCCAAAATactcaaaatgcttaaatgttttttttttctggtaaGGAATACTTTAAAGATTAATAGTCTGGTGAGGAAAGCTCAAAAAACATGAGTCAGTTTGAGGCGCAAACCTAAATGTACTTGACCTGTTAATAGGTTTCGGGTTGAGACGCGGAGCCAAATAAATTGGTCGatttcattaagggtaattttgttcaaattttaattctcttggctaaaaacagttaaaattatgaagAGGTTTATTGTCAAAAACACGTTATGCATAGGacccatttaaaaaaagaactcTATTTTCAATGTGCATTATAGCTATGAAAGGCCTTTCCTTGCTTATACCATAGTCGTTGCATATGGACTATCAAGGTTCTGCTCAAATTAAAGAGTAATtcacttttccattttctctaTGTAGAGCATCCAAAGGTTTAAACAAGGGACCAACGTCAAAATCTTGGAAAAGATGAGAATGATCAAAGTTTCAACTGCAACTATAGCTTCTGACTTCATCTTTAGCATAAGAAAATGAGACTACAAAATGCTGGAAAGTTGAATAATCTTCCCTCTTCCAAGAATTCATTTCtatatcaatttttaattgtatcatgCAACAGTGCATAgttttaaaccaaaaaaaaaaaactacagcTGATAGTTTGCTCTCATGTCTTGTACTGGTGGAACTGTTGAAACAAGAGCAAGTGTGACGTAACTCTTTCAGGTTATGTAGCATTGCAAAGTCTTATGTTTGAATTCAAACAACAGGTTTTTCAGACTGCAAGTCTTCCATACCAACATCAGGAGAAGTGATAACACTTTCTTTGTACTTGCACCATTTGGCACACattataaaatatcctaaATTCAGGACTTCTAATGCAGCAACCAAGTAGTAAATGTAGTCTAACTTCCCCTTGTTAAGGTCCTCAGGCAACCAGTCCCCAGTTGGAGCCACTTTCGTGATCTTATGAACTACTGATATCAAGATACTGTTCAGATAATTAGCTAGTGCAAAGCCAATATGAGTAAAAGACCccgcaatacttctcatgtttTCAGGAAACTGCTTGTAGTAGAATTCCATTAGGGCAATTATGGTAAATGCCTCTGAAAGTCCTATTAAAGTTAGCTGAGGAATATACCACATCGCTGACAGAGAAGAAATTGCTCGTCTTCTCGAATCTATGCCAATTGGCTTACTGAGAGCAAAGGCTCTTCTCCTGTCCTCAACGATGGCGGATAAAAGCATGGTGACTATGGCCAGAACCATGCCAATGCCCATCTTTTGGAGGAGTGTGATTCCTCCTTCCTTTTTGGTGTACCTTTGGAGCCATGGAACAATGATACGGTCGTAGATAGGTATCCAGATAGTAAGGCCAATCATGATGAAGATACCATATGATGCAGCAGGAATGTTGAAACCTGTATTGCCAAGATGTCTGTTAGATTGAAGGGCTTGGAAGACTACATATGTTTGCTGTTGGACCATGGCCACATAGTATATGATTCCTGCTGCCCATATGGGAACAACTCTGATCACGCACTTTATTTCCTCTACCTTCTGCAAACTGCATAGTCTCCATGGATTGGCTGCTGATCCATCCGAGTTGATTTCATCCTCAGGGGTCAGTATTGCGGCTTTGTTTAGGAACCTGTTTACCCAAAAATAAACAGAGAACTTAGCTCTTAGTAATTTTATATGCTGTGTCTATTAACAGGCACAAGTCACTCTGAATTGCATTTTTTATGCCCGAGCCCAGGGCATTTTTTTGATTCTTTGTTGGTCAGATAATGTGTCTCTGAGCAAGTACTTGTCAAATGGCTATAGCAAAGATTGTTGTTTAGATCACAGCAGGATATTCTCTCTGTTTTATTCCTCTTGTATCCTAGTTAACTAGTTTATTCTTCCTAAGACCATCGAAAAATTACACCATCAGCGGTTAAGAATATCATGCTAAACATTCTCCACATATTTTGGTAGTTTGACAGCCCTACCATTGAGTAGGTAAAGCTTCTAAAATGTGAATCAATAATAGTCCTAGAACAAAATTGGTGTAATAGCTTTAAGGTTGCCACTGCCTGCCAGATTTCAATCTAGGGATGTGCAAAATTAGAATGGTAATtgacaaaataataaaggtcaaacaacaagaaaagtcaACCCGactaaggaaaaatattttcatcaacTTGCAGATTAGCAGCTAAGTTGGTTTACCTTAATTGATCAGAGTAAGAAAGCTTGGAGTTGATAGAACTTTTTGGAATATGGTTAAATAGGGAGACCCATGGTTGCTCTGGCTGCTTCAATTGCCTCTTCCGAACAGCTGCCACCATGACTTGAATCACACTTGTTATTGGACTACCTTCTGGCCTCACTTTCACATAAATCCTTGTACCAATGAAGAACATCACGCATGATAAGAACATCATAAACGCAGGAATGCCTAAACCCCAAGCCCAGCTCACATCCGTTTGCACGAAGACGATGACTGTCAAAGATACCATCATGGCGAAGGTGAAGGTGAAGTAGTACCAATTAAAGAAGCTGCTTATTCCCCTCTTTCCGGACTCTGTTTCAGGATTGAATTGGTCTGCTCCAAAGGCCAGGTTACATGGTCTAATGCCAGCAGCTCCAACGACCAAAAGTCCTAGACCACTCAACAGAAAAGCCATTTGCCATGGTGTTGGCCCAGGACATGCTGCACTTCCACTGGAGTCGCAGGCTGGAGGATGCAACTTTGAGACAGCTGCTGTTAGGGTAACTAGAAGCATTCCCTTCAAGGTAAAAAGGGAAAGATTATTTCAGAATTGGATATCTTTGGTATGAGTTCATGAAGGCCTAAATAGTAAGTATCGGTACCAGTAAAGAGGCTACGGAAGCAAATCCCAACGTCTTGTATCGGCCGAAATAAGTATCAGAGAGGAATGCACCTATCAAGGTAGCGAAGCTACAGGTACCATTGAAAACGTTAACAAGATTTGTAGCAGTGATACTTTTCATGTTGAAGACGGCAGTGAGATAGACCAAAAGGTTGGTTGCGGTGCCAGTAGTCCCCAACTTCTCAAAAGTTTCATTCCCTGTAGTTGTTATATGCATCAAGAAAAGATAAATCAGAggtcaaggaaaaaaaaaataccatgaTGGTGGAAAAGGAAGCTCTCTCCTTCCCTTACCTATGACAAAGGGCATGGCTTTAATTCCTCTATAGTTAATCTTTGGTTCATCGGTAGTAGTCGCAGTACTACCGTTCTCAGTCTTCTCCATGTTTTTCCACAAAGAAATCAGTCTCTCTCCTTTTCAGTTCCTTGGAGGGCCGAGCAGAAGATGTATGCAAGCTAAGTCGAAGAAGCTAGGCATTGAGTTTTTTCAGTAAGCCAGACATTATATGAAATTTCTGTCCGGATATGTTGGATTTTTTATAGCTACTTCATCCGTAAAGTCCTAAATGCTGACCAAGTGACAGAAGCTGCCAATTATTAAATGCTAAGTTAGTCTCCTTTTGTTCATTTCATACCTTGAATGATAACATCAAATTTGGGGCTATTGATTAGATGTTTGAAGGATGATGTGATGGCTCACAATATGAAACCATCGACTTTTCCTTTTGCTAAGATTTGAACAACCGGTCATAGCTCtagtatttttcatttttaggcTACCGACTTCGATTTTTAATCAGCTTTAATGACCTCCATTCTCTTACTTTAAGTTGTCAGAACGGGAAAAAGCCAAAAGGGCGAGATTGAATTGGAGTTTTCATCCTACCGTGCATGTCTTGAGGTAACCCAATTCTTTCCACACTATGAAGGGGACGGCCATCATGAGGTTCAATAATTATTGGTGTAGATTACAACTTTTCACACCTAAAGCtgcaaaacattttaatttcctCAAAATAGCATGAGGGTTGTCACACATCCCTATGTCGAGGTATaatagttaattttttaaaataattaaagattatttttatattattaactATATTGGTTCCTTTTATCAAAGTGAGAGTAAATTCATCTGATTTTGATAATGggataatattataatttataatatgatCTAATAAAgtgaattatattttaatgttataTATGAGTTTAATAGTGTAGAATTGTGTAAAAGATCTTATTCTTATTATCATGGTTAGGATTGAGGGTTCACTATACAAAACTTAAGTTTAGATTTTCTTTCACGTCTAGAAATTGAGTTTCTCACCTAATGATAAGACATTGAATTTCAATAGTTAATTTGGTCGATATTGTACTATCAAACCGTGGATAAAAAACCAGATAAGCTTTTGagtatttaaaatttttgtaacgtGAATCttaagttaaatataattaattatacataAAGTTTAACAACTAgtatcaaaacaataatagtTTGCATTTAAAACCTTATGCATTAATCACATAAATCGTGACTCTATGTTAAGGTTTAGTATAAAATTCTTAATCTTTTATGTATAGTGTAATTATATCTTGGACATTGCTTAATTGATGATATATTATTGATAATATGATGGATTTGTCTAATTATATCtatgaaattgattgaaattgtgtttataaattattttttcaagggTTGTAGGTTATGAGATTTTTTAGTCAAGAATgcaatcattttatttaattttagagaAATAACTTGAGATTGTTGTTTCTTGATACCTAAAGATTATTATTGAGCCATAAAACTTGATTAAATACATGAATTTGGCCAaaaaattggttttataattttttaatttaatacttGCGGTTTTAACTTGAATTTCTCATAAACTTTGTCAAAACATTTATGTGTTTTTGTCATGATACAATTTCGCGTCATGACCAGTGCAAGGACCTAAGTAGGCAAACCCCACTAGACGCAAGCAAGCCTCATGAACATGAACGACATAAATATAGCATATAACACTTAATAATGAGCATATGTCTCAACACCTATAacatgattataatatgtctatatatatatatatatttatatatatttcatcaaACATATTTCATGACTCAAAATGACATTTCAATGCACAATTTGCATGCTCAAGTTATCTTTAACATGTATAGTCACATTACATAAACATATCTCATATGCTAATCCTTGGCTATGTTATAGCATGCACCAACACATCACAAATACGAAATAACTATTGACAAGACAGTTGAATGGACTCGAGAATGTCTAATGACATCTTCCATATATGTCTCTAGTTGGAACTTACCAAGATATAGTTGGAAAGCTCTCCAAGAATAAGGATCTGATCAGCGTATTGATCTAAAAACataacataaatttaaaaagatgaGTACAAAACTTAGTGAGCATATATGGGAAGGGAACAAGCCAAAGCAAAAGTGTTTGAATAAAACAATACCTTTTCTTGAAACATGTATTTTTGAGATAAATCAATATCTTTACTTAAATCATGTAATAAAGATGTATTTTTAAGTAATTCAGATGTAAATTCAATGGTTTCAAAACCCATTATAAACTTAACTTGAAGTGGCTAAACAAAACAAAGTGCAAAGAATTTAACAATAGCATTTTTACAAAATACACTGCAAGGATCGATTCTTTTGAGACAAAATGCTTTTGGTAACGTTTTACCTTCCAAGGATCGATCCTTTCCCCTCAAGGGATTGAACCTTcattcaaaaatttccaaaattggcttaaaaatttgagattttgatcCTACCAAGGGGAGTAAACATCCTTCATTCAAAATGCCCAATTCCTAACACAAATCAAGAACAATAAACATTTCCAAACTTGAAGTTTTCCAAATCATGatgcaaattaattaaagaacAAATACCAAGTTCAAATCACATCTTAAAACATTACATTTTGTGGAGCTTAATCAAGAAGTACATAATAAAGAACCAAGGGTACTCCGACCCAAGGATAATGTGATAGCCTCACTATCTAATGTTGTCCAATGCATATAGCCACTAACGATGTCCGCGATAGCATACTTTAAGCACTTTGACCTTAGTCATGTGCCTAGTCCACCACACATGGCTAGC
This window encodes:
- the LOC18604584 gene encoding protein NRT1/ PTR FAMILY 2.10, producing MEKTENGSTATTTDEPKINYRGIKAMPFVIGNETFEKLGTTGTATNLLVYLTAVFNMKSITATNLVNVFNGTCSFATLIGAFLSDTYFGRYKTLGFASVASLLGMLLVTLTAAVSKLHPPACDSSGSAACPGPTPWQMAFLLSGLGLLVVGAAGIRPCNLAFGADQFNPETESGKRGISSFFNWYYFTFTFAMMVSLTVIVFVQTDVSWAWGLGIPAFMMFLSCVMFFIGTRIYVKVRPEGSPITSVIQVMVAAVRKRQLKQPEQPWVSLFNHIPKSSINSKLSYSDQLRFLNKAAILTPEDEINSDGSAANPWRLCSLQKVEEIKCVIRVVPIWAAGIIYYVAMVQQQTYVVFQALQSNRHLGNTGFNIPAASYGIFIMIGLTIWIPIYDRIIVPWLQRYTKKEGGITLLQKMGIGMVLAIVTMLLSAIVEDRRRAFALSKPIGIDSRRRAISSLSAMWYIPQLTLIGLSEAFTIIALMEFYYKQFPENMRSIAGSFTHIGFALANYLNSILISVVHKITKVAPTGDWLPEDLNKGKLDYIYYLVAALEVLNLGYFIMCAKWCKYKESVITSPDVGMEDLQSEKPVV